In Streptomyces sp. P3, one DNA window encodes the following:
- a CDS encoding SsgA family sporulation/cell division regulator, producing the protein MRESVQAVQAEVMMSFLVSEELSFRIPVELGYESCDPYAVRLTFHLPGDAPVTWAFGRELLIDGVGRPCGEGDVRVSPVEPDVLSEVLIRLQVGGDQALFRSSAAPLVAFLDRTDKVVPLGQEGALADFDAHLDEALNRILAEEQNAG; encoded by the coding sequence ATGCGCGAGTCCGTGCAGGCAGTACAGGCAGAGGTCATGATGAGCTTCCTCGTCTCCGAGGAGCTCTCGTTCCGCATCCCCGTGGAACTGGGGTACGAGTCGTGCGATCCCTATGCCGTGCGGCTCACCTTCCATCTGCCCGGCGACGCCCCGGTGACCTGGGCTTTCGGGCGCGAGCTGCTCATCGACGGGGTGGGCAGGCCGTGTGGAGAGGGAGACGTCCGGGTTTCGCCCGTGGAACCCGACGTGCTGAGCGAGGTTCTGATCCGGCTTCAGGTCGGCGGCGACCAGGCGCTGTTCCGCTCCTCGGCAGCCCCGCTCGTGGCTTTCCTCGACCGCACCGACAAAGTGGTCCCGCTCGGCCAGGAGGGTGCGCTCGCCGACTTCGACGCGCATCTGGACGAGGCGCTGAACCGCATTCTGGCGGAGGAGCAGAACGCCGGCTGA
- a CDS encoding IclR family transcriptional regulator, with translation MQRAMRLLESVAEHAYGAPAKQLARETGLALPTAYHLLRTLVHEGYLRRDKGLFFLGEAAERLGSSGAAQKRRSTVADTLAQWRDSIGVPVYYARYRDGEIEIMCVSDTPGNPAVEEWADFRETAHAHAIGQCLLSQLDEDTRRDHLDRYPARPITPYTVRDNHALLRRMERMRRMDLVLERQEYALGTVCAAIPITVGTTAATMAISLPAHHADRLLPAARELQNEVGRLLGSLAISISI, from the coding sequence GTGCAGCGCGCCATGCGGCTGCTGGAATCCGTCGCCGAGCACGCATACGGCGCTCCGGCCAAACAACTGGCCCGGGAGACCGGTCTGGCGCTGCCCACGGCCTACCACCTGCTCCGCACCCTGGTGCACGAGGGCTATCTGCGCCGGGACAAGGGACTGTTCTTCCTCGGCGAGGCCGCCGAGCGGCTCGGCAGCAGCGGAGCGGCGCAGAAACGTCGCAGCACGGTCGCCGACACTCTCGCGCAGTGGCGCGATTCGATCGGTGTGCCCGTGTACTACGCCCGCTACCGCGACGGCGAGATCGAGATCATGTGTGTCTCGGACACCCCGGGAAACCCGGCGGTGGAGGAGTGGGCCGACTTCCGCGAGACCGCACACGCGCACGCCATCGGCCAGTGTCTTCTGTCCCAGCTGGACGAGGACACGCGTCGCGATCATCTGGACCGCTACCCGGCGCGGCCGATCACTCCATACACCGTGCGGGACAACCACGCTCTACTGCGGCGCATGGAACGCATGCGGCGCATGGACCTCGTCCTGGAGCGGCAGGAGTACGCGCTGGGCACGGTCTGCGCCGCAATTCCGATCACTGTGGGCACCACGGCCGCCACCATGGCGATCTCCCTTCCCGCCCATCACGCCGACCGGTTGCTGCCCGCGGCCCGGGAGCTGCAGAACGAGGTGGGGCGACTGTTGGGGTCACTCGCCATCTCTATCAGTATCTGA
- a CDS encoding DUF5326 family protein produces MQEIFSGLPWWVKWVAVPVIALVVFGGLIASVVGFVIGLLFKLLVFVALVGGLIYVVRKFLSSSSSRSDW; encoded by the coding sequence ATGCAAGAGATTTTCTCGGGACTGCCGTGGTGGGTGAAGTGGGTTGCGGTGCCGGTCATCGCCCTGGTCGTGTTCGGCGGGCTGATAGCCAGCGTCGTCGGGTTCGTGATCGGCCTGCTCTTCAAGCTGTTGGTCTTCGTCGCGCTGGTCGGCGGGCTGATCTACGTGGTGCGGAAGTTCCTGTCGAGTTCCTCCTCGCGCAGCGACTGGTGA
- a CDS encoding cupin domain-containing protein: protein MKAFRLDELEAERAANDGAYLQFLRERNMSVGLYALDAGTHDPQNPHNQDEVYFVVSGRASITVGLETTQVARGSVVYVPAGVAHKFHHISEDLRVLVVFSPPEG from the coding sequence ATGAAGGCATTCCGGTTGGATGAACTCGAGGCGGAACGTGCCGCCAACGACGGGGCCTACCTGCAGTTTCTGCGTGAACGGAACATGTCGGTCGGACTGTACGCACTTGACGCCGGCACGCATGATCCACAGAATCCGCACAACCAGGACGAGGTGTACTTCGTCGTCAGCGGACGGGCGTCGATCACTGTCGGCCTGGAGACCACGCAGGTGGCGCGCGGCAGTGTGGTGTACGTCCCGGCGGGCGTCGCCCACAAGTTCCATCACATCAGCGAGGACCTGCGGGTCCTCGTCGTCTTCTCGCCGCCGGAGGGCTGA
- a CDS encoding phage holin family protein, with protein sequence MKNFVVKTIANAGALAVAVWLLDKITLTGDSTGKKIGTLVLVALLFGLVNSLVKPIVKVLTFPLFILTLGLITLVVNALMLLLTSWLADTFDLSFHVEGFWTAVLGGLIISVVSWALNVVLPDGD encoded by the coding sequence ATGAAGAATTTCGTAGTCAAGACGATCGCCAACGCAGGCGCCCTGGCGGTCGCCGTCTGGCTGCTCGACAAGATCACCCTGACCGGTGACAGCACGGGCAAGAAGATCGGCACCCTCGTCCTTGTCGCCCTGCTCTTCGGCCTGGTGAACTCCCTGGTCAAGCCAATAGTGAAGGTGTTGACCTTCCCTCTGTTCATCCTCACGCTCGGTCTGATCACCCTGGTGGTCAACGCGCTGATGCTGCTGCTCACCTCATGGCTGGCAGACACGTTCGACCTGAGTTTCCACGTCGAGGGTTTCTGGACCGCGGTCCTGGGCGGTCTGATCATCTCGGTCGTGTCCTGGGCGCTCAACGTCGTCCTTCCGGACGGGGACTGA
- a CDS encoding low molecular weight protein-tyrosine-phosphatase — MTYRVCFVCTGNICRSPMAESVFRARVADAGLEALVEVDSAGTGGWHEGENADPRALAVLEGHGYALDHTARRFEPSWFARLDLVIALDSGHLRTLRGLAPTQEDAAKVRLLRSYARPEAGRPPRAASPASSGPADADLDVPDPYYGGRDGFEECLEMVEEASDGLLADVRDDVEGQVA, encoded by the coding sequence ATGACCTACCGTGTCTGTTTCGTCTGCACCGGCAACATCTGCCGCTCGCCGATGGCCGAGTCGGTCTTCCGCGCGCGCGTGGCGGATGCCGGCCTCGAGGCACTGGTCGAGGTCGACAGCGCCGGCACGGGTGGCTGGCACGAGGGCGAGAACGCCGACCCGCGCGCCCTCGCCGTCCTGGAGGGACACGGGTACGCCCTCGATCACACGGCCCGGCGCTTCGAACCGTCCTGGTTCGCCCGCCTCGACCTGGTGATCGCTCTGGACTCCGGCCACCTCAGGACACTGCGCGGGCTCGCCCCCACGCAGGAGGACGCGGCGAAGGTACGGCTGCTGCGGTCCTACGCCCGTCCGGAGGCCGGCCGGCCGCCACGGGCCGCGTCGCCCGCGTCCTCCGGCCCGGCCGACGCCGACCTCGACGTCCCCGACCCCTACTACGGGGGACGGGACGGCTTCGAGGAGTGTCTTGAGATGGTGGAGGAGGCGAGCGACGGCCTGCTCGCCGACGTACGGGACGACGTGGAAGGACAGGTGGCATGA
- a CDS encoding cystathionine gamma-lyase, with product MNESAANGGPSGGDGEGTRAVRAGLPEPVKCEPTLPGPVFAAHFHLPGEPTGPYTYGRDENPTWTLLEHAIGELEAPGQDGVETLVFASGMAAISSVLFSQLRAGDAVVLPDDGYQALPLVRAQLEAFGIEVRTAPTAGDAQLALLDGAKLLWIESPSNPGLDVCDIGRLVEAAHARGALVAVDNTLATPLGQRPLALGADFSVASGTKQLTGHGDVLLGYVTGHSGESMAAVRRWRKIVGAIPGPMEAWLAHRSIATLQLRVDRQSAGALAVAVALRGRPEVSGLRYPGLPDDPSHKVASQQMRRYGCVVSFTLPTRTRAERFLEALRLVDEATSFGGVRSTAERRGRWGGDAVPEGFIRLSVGAEDTEDLVADVLRALEESAR from the coding sequence ATGAACGAGTCTGCTGCGAACGGGGGCCCTTCGGGAGGCGACGGAGAGGGCACCCGCGCGGTGCGGGCCGGGCTGCCCGAGCCCGTGAAGTGCGAGCCGACCCTCCCCGGTCCGGTGTTCGCGGCCCACTTCCACCTGCCGGGCGAGCCGACGGGCCCCTATACCTACGGACGCGACGAGAACCCGACGTGGACCCTCCTGGAACACGCCATCGGCGAGCTCGAGGCGCCGGGGCAGGACGGCGTCGAGACGCTCGTCTTCGCCTCCGGCATGGCCGCGATCTCCTCGGTGCTCTTCTCCCAGCTGCGCGCCGGCGACGCCGTCGTGCTGCCCGATGACGGCTACCAGGCACTGCCCCTGGTACGCGCACAACTGGAGGCGTTCGGCATCGAGGTCCGTACCGCGCCGACGGCCGGCGACGCGCAACTCGCTCTCCTCGACGGTGCGAAGCTGCTGTGGATCGAGTCGCCGTCGAACCCCGGGCTCGACGTGTGCGACATCGGCCGACTGGTCGAGGCGGCACACGCGCGCGGCGCGCTGGTGGCCGTCGACAACACGCTCGCCACGCCGCTCGGCCAGCGTCCGCTGGCGCTGGGCGCCGACTTCTCGGTAGCCAGCGGCACCAAACAGCTCACGGGACACGGCGACGTCCTCCTCGGCTACGTCACTGGGCACAGCGGCGAGTCGATGGCGGCCGTACGGCGCTGGCGCAAGATCGTCGGGGCGATTCCCGGGCCCATGGAGGCATGGCTCGCGCACCGGTCGATCGCCACCTTGCAGCTGCGCGTCGACCGGCAGAGCGCCGGTGCCCTGGCCGTGGCCGTGGCTCTGCGGGGGAGGCCCGAGGTGAGCGGGCTGCGATATCCGGGACTGCCGGACGACCCCTCGCACAAGGTCGCCTCGCAGCAGATGCGGCGCTATGGCTGCGTGGTCTCCTTCACGCTGCCCACGCGCACGCGTGCCGAGCGTTTCCTCGAGGCCCTGCGCCTGGTGGACGAGGCGACGAGCTTCGGCGGGGTCCGCTCCACCGCGGAGCGGCGTGGACGCTGGGGCGGCGACGCGGTACCGGAGGGGTTCATCCGATTGTCCGTGGGCGCCGAGGACACCGAGGACCTGGTGGCGGACGTGCTACGTGCGCTGGAGGAGTCGGCTCGATGA
- a CDS encoding LysR family transcriptional regulator, whose product MDLALLRTFVTVHRAGSFTRAAALLGLSQPAVTSQIRTLERQLGRPLFLRQARGVTPTSIGDELAHKAAPHLDALAEIAHTGLDDESVERTLHLAGPPEFTAERALPSLTGPPLDDGQGFTVRASFGNAEEVLEGLAAGHHDLAISTARPRGGLLTATPLCDEEHVLVAAPQWDELIDAGKLCRKGASALENLPVVEVHESLPLVSRYWATVFDSRPAASGSVIVPDLRAVLACAIAGAGLAVLPRYLCEAALERGEVVALHDPVVPPLRTYVLVVRAGTLAMPQVARAHERLLTAAAEWC is encoded by the coding sequence ATGGATCTGGCTTTGTTGCGCACGTTCGTGACCGTCCACCGGGCCGGATCCTTCACCCGCGCCGCCGCTCTGCTGGGCCTGTCCCAGCCGGCCGTCACCTCTCAGATCCGCACTCTGGAGCGGCAGTTGGGCCGTCCTCTGTTCCTGCGTCAGGCTCGCGGCGTCACCCCGACCAGCATCGGCGACGAGCTCGCCCACAAGGCCGCTCCCCATCTCGACGCTCTCGCGGAGATCGCTCACACCGGCCTGGACGACGAGTCCGTCGAGCGCACGCTCCACCTCGCCGGACCTCCCGAATTCACCGCCGAGCGAGCCCTGCCCTCGCTCACCGGGCCGCCCCTCGACGACGGACAGGGGTTCACCGTGCGCGCCTCCTTCGGTAACGCCGAGGAGGTCCTGGAGGGCCTGGCCGCCGGACACCATGACCTCGCCATCAGTACGGCCCGGCCACGCGGAGGGCTCCTCACGGCCACCCCGCTGTGCGACGAGGAGCACGTCCTGGTCGCCGCTCCCCAGTGGGACGAGCTGATCGACGCCGGAAAGCTGTGCCGCAAGGGCGCGTCGGCGCTGGAGAACCTGCCCGTCGTCGAGGTTCATGAGTCGCTTCCCCTGGTGTCCCGCTACTGGGCCACTGTCTTCGACTCCCGCCCGGCGGCCTCGGGATCCGTCATCGTTCCCGACCTCCGCGCGGTGCTCGCCTGCGCGATCGCCGGAGCGGGCCTGGCGGTGCTGCCCCGCTATCTGTGCGAGGCCGCTCTCGAGCGCGGCGAGGTCGTCGCGCTGCATGATCCGGTGGTGCCCCCGCTGCGCACCTACGTCCTGGTCGTGCGCGCCGGAACGCTGGCGATGCCCCAGGTGGCAAGGGCCCACGAGCGCTTACTGACGGCCGCTGCCGAGTGGTGCTGA
- a CDS encoding NUDIX domain-containing protein has translation MTVRPVVKRTARAVLLDGDNLILIKRTKPGVDPYWVTPGGGVEPDDATVVDALHREVHEELGAKITDVVPCFVDTVEHIGDDGGATGVKVQHFFVCRLESMDPAQRHGPEIEEPAGEYEIVRVPFTRIGIASVHLVPLSLRHYLDGNIEGVRAMHAPDLG, from the coding sequence ATGACCGTCCGACCCGTGGTCAAGCGCACCGCACGAGCCGTTCTGCTTGACGGCGACAACCTGATCCTGATCAAACGCACCAAGCCCGGCGTGGATCCCTACTGGGTCACGCCCGGTGGTGGGGTCGAGCCGGACGACGCGACCGTCGTGGACGCCCTGCACCGCGAGGTCCACGAGGAACTGGGTGCCAAGATCACTGATGTGGTCCCCTGCTTCGTGGACACCGTCGAACACATCGGCGACGACGGTGGTGCGACCGGTGTGAAGGTGCAGCACTTCTTCGTCTGCCGTCTGGAGTCCATGGACCCCGCGCAGCGGCACGGCCCCGAGATCGAGGAACCGGCCGGCGAGTACGAGATCGTCCGCGTGCCGTTCACGCGCATCGGGATCGCCTCTGTCCACCTGGTTCCGCTGTCGCTGCGGCACTATCTCGACGGCAACATCGAGGGCGTCCGCGCCATGCACGCACCCGACCTCGGCTGA
- a CDS encoding GNAT family N-acetyltransferase, with protein sequence MPTPSLSDLPIRRLTHRDLAACADLSEDRGWPREEHKWGLLLSAGTGYGIDDPDGGLVSACVVTEYGPYGSPSFGAVGMVLVAERHARRGVGRRLMRHIVSLMGTTPLTLHATPNGRPLYEELGFKTTGRAEMLRGRFTPGITAPGGATRAATAEDLPSILRLDEEIFGADRTHVITRLPAFADQLRVAEKAGRIIGYAAAWPNMDTQVVGPLIALDTKTAQSLLVSLADRTDRPLRTDIDVRHEELLAWTKAQGLKSVAFNSVMTYGIPELPGDWRRRFAPLTVAAG encoded by the coding sequence GTGCCGACTCCTTCCCTCTCTGATCTGCCCATCCGTCGTCTGACGCACCGCGATCTCGCCGCCTGCGCCGACTTGTCCGAGGATCGGGGGTGGCCGCGCGAGGAGCACAAGTGGGGCCTCCTCCTGTCAGCCGGAACGGGTTACGGCATCGACGATCCCGACGGCGGCCTTGTCAGTGCCTGCGTCGTCACCGAGTACGGCCCGTACGGCAGTCCCTCCTTCGGGGCCGTCGGCATGGTGCTGGTCGCCGAGCGGCACGCCCGGCGAGGCGTAGGCCGACGCCTGATGCGGCACATCGTCTCCCTGATGGGCACCACACCGCTGACTCTGCACGCGACACCGAACGGCCGTCCGCTCTACGAGGAACTGGGCTTCAAGACCACCGGCCGGGCGGAGATGCTGCGCGGGCGTTTCACGCCGGGCATCACGGCTCCGGGCGGCGCCACCCGCGCCGCCACGGCCGAGGACCTCCCTTCGATCCTCCGCCTCGACGAGGAGATCTTCGGTGCCGACCGCACGCACGTGATCACCCGCCTACCCGCCTTCGCCGACCAGTTGCGGGTCGCCGAGAAGGCCGGCCGGATCATCGGCTACGCGGCCGCCTGGCCCAACATGGACACACAGGTCGTCGGCCCGTTGATCGCCCTGGACACGAAGACCGCACAATCCCTTCTGGTCTCTCTCGCGGACCGCACCGACCGCCCGCTGCGCACGGACATCGACGTACGGCACGAGGAGTTGCTGGCCTGGACGAAGGCACAGGGACTGAAGTCGGTCGCCTTCAACTCCGTGATGACCTATGGCATCCCGGAGTTGCCGGGGGACTGGCGTCGGCGCTTCGCACCTCTGACCGTGGCCGCCGGCTGA